The Methanothermobacter thermautotrophicus genome contains the following window.
TTGTTGAGCACAGCATAGAGGATTTGGGGAGGATAATCCATCACCCACGGTTTATTGCCCTGATCCTGGCATCTACTCTATTGCTATACCCCATCATGGGATTCATCTTCAGCAGGATCCTCGGGCTGGATTCGGACCTATCTGTGGGGGTCATACTCCTCTCATTCGCCCCATCACCGATTGTAGCAGCCCTCTGGACTGAGATATCTGGTGGTGATGGCACTCCCGCAATATCAGCCGCCCTAACATCCATGCTGACCTCTGTGGCGGTCTACCCCGCGGTTCTTTACGTCCTTGGGGTTGCATCACCGGCAGTTGCCTTCAGGGTGCTCTCACTGCTCCTCTTCAGTGTTTTCATTCCAGCCATCCTGGCCCTGATCCTGAGGCTTGAGGTTGAATTGGTTCAACCGGTGAGGGATGGTATTAACATTTTATCCGCCATTCTGGGGCTTCTGATAATCATAGTTGCAGTTGCCCACATGTCAGGGGCTCTGGGGGGGTGGGGTGTTCTGAGGGTGGTGTTCCTGGTATCTGTGATGCTCCTCGCCGGCTTCATCTATGGCTTCCTTATCGGCAGGAGAATGCCCGGATACAGGGTTGCCTCAATTTACACTTCAGGGATGCGTGATGGTGTGATACCGGTTGGGGTTGCTCTTACATACTTTTCCTCTGCAGCGGCACTCCCGGCAACCATCCTCCTGGTGGTGATGCCGGTATTCACAGGGATAGTATACTACCTTGTGGGAACAGATGATTGATGTCAGCTATTCAGTTTCCGGGAGGGAGGGTACTTTAACGGACCATTTCATTACAAGGTACTCTTTAATTTCTGATTCAGGGACCCTCTTCACAGCCCTCCTTTTACGTATAACCCTTCTCAGCCCCATGTAGGCATCATATTTTGCCCTCAAAATGATGAATTTCCCTCTTTTTATATTCAGAAGGACCTGGATGATTTCTGTGATAACAAAGAGGGGGAGATACCTTAAAAGCAGATCAGCGGGCATGTTCTTAATGAAGGTCCAGGTATAATTTCTCCAGTTATGGTAAACTGTGAAGTCACTTACAAAGGGATTGGTACCCCCCTTGTGGTGGTATACGATGGCATCGGGGGCGTAAAGTGAATCCCATCCTGCGCTTCTGAGTCTGAGTGCCAGGTCAAAGTCCTCATAGTATGCAAAGAAATCCTCATCAAAGTATTCACCATCGACCTCAACATCTTCAAGGGCTTCTCGTCTGTAGAGACAGGCACCGGCACAGCAACCCAGGATTCTGGCCCTTTCATCAAAATTTTCAACGGGTTCATATGCGCCCCTGTTGAATCCAAGACCATTCTTGGAGTATTCAAGACCAGCCGAATCTATAAGTTTTCTGTTCTGTCCCCAGATCATCCTGGCCTGCACACTCCCCACACTTTCACTCTCCTCCGCCGCCACCATGAGATTCTCTATAAAATCTGGAAGAACCTCCGTGTCATTATTGAGGCACATCACATACCTGCAGTGGGGATCCTCAAGCGCTATCCTGATTCCCTGATTGTTTGATGCAGCGAATCCCAGATTCTCACGGTTTTCAATCAGTATTATCCTGTCATTGAGGTATTCACTGAAGTTACTCTTTATAAAGTCCACTGAACCATCAGATGAGCCGTTGTCAATGAACACTATTCTGAAGTCCTCGTAGGTCTGTCTCAGAAGGGATCTGAAGTATGCCTCAAGAAAGGATACTCCGTTGAGGTTGGGTGTTATGATGTAGGTTTCTGGTATAGGATCACTTCCTTTGATCTATCTATTCTTCCGGGCAATGATGAACCTGTAGGTCCTTTCGATTCCTTCAACGATATTATCCCATAGGAATTTTTCCTCAACCTTCTTCCGGCCCTCGGACCCCATCCTGTCCCTTAATTCATCATCAGAGATTAAAAGCTTTATCCTATCATGGAGGGCCTCCTTGTCACAGGGCTCAACCAGGAAACCGTTTTCACCGTCATCTATGACCTCAACGACTCCACCGGACCTGTAGGCAACAGCAGGCACACCACAGGCACCCGCCTCAGCAAGGACCATCCCGAAACCCTCCCTGGTGGATGGGAGGACAAGCACCCTGGCCCCCCCTATCATGGATATGACTTCACGGTAGCTGAGGTTATGGTGGAATGTGACTGACTCCCCTACCCCAAAATCATCGACCATGGCTTTGAGTCTAGACCTCTCCACCCCGTCCCCTACTATTTCGAGTCTGAGGTCAGGGAAATCTGTGACAAGTTTACTGAAGACCTCTATGATGTGATCCACATGCTTGTGGGGGGCGAGGCGTCCAACGAATATTATGTAGTTCCCGGTTGCTGGTGTGACGGAATCGATGAGTTCAAGGTCAACGCCGTTCGGGATGATGTGGATATCCGCGGGGGGTCTGCCATGGACGTCTGTGAGTGCTGAGGCCGTGCTGCGGCTAACGGTGATCACACCATCATAGGGGAGCCTCATGAGGACCCTCTCAAGTAGTCCGGCTGTTCCTGATGACTGCAGCCACTGGTCACCATGGGCGGAACTCACATCATGGATGGTTGCAACCATGGGTGTTCCACGGATCCTTGAGGCGAGGAATGATGGTGGGAGGGGGGCGTAGGTCTGGGCATCAATGATGTCATAGTCATGGGTCATCACCCACCTGAAAACCGCAGCCATGAACCTGATGAATTCAAGGGGTCCCCTGATGGGCGGCTTTCTTATCCTTGGGCCCAGGTGGTGCACCCTTATCCCGCTGATCTCCTCATAATCGCCGACTCCATGGATCCCCATTGATATCACATCAACCTCATGACCCCTCTCAACGAGTCTCCTGGCGATTTCAAAGTACCTCCTCTCCCCTCCCCCATTATAATGTGGTACAAAGAAATCTGAGACTATAAGTATCTTCATGGGTTTCACTTTTCAGTTTTTGGTGCAGAGAATTTTGAGACTGTGAGTATTATTCATGGTGTGCCTCATCAATTTTCCCATCCAACCTTTGATTCCTCCATCAATTTATATCTAATGTATGATATAATTAATAACATGGCAGGGGTTTTTCCTGTGAATCCAATGGCCATCATATCCATCACAGCCATGGTGGCTGCCCTTGTATCAGGGGTTTACATATTCGCCAAGAACCCTGAAAGCAGATTTAACAGAGCACTACTTGTTTTCTCAGCCCTTATAGCCTACCTCTCACTCACAGACTTCGGACTTTCCATTTCAGAGTCCTACATGATGGCGGACTTCTGGGTGAGGATGGGATTCCTGTGGCCCATGGTGGTACCGATCATAGTGCACATGGTCCTCCTCTTCACAGGTAGAAGGACCACCAGGCCACTCCTTGCAGTTATATATGTACCTGCAGGGGTGATTGCGATCCTTGAACTCACAACAGATCTCATAACAGCAGGACCCACCATGACTGCATGGGGGTGGACCTTCAGGGCTGCAGAGGATTCAATCCCCTACCAGATCTCAAACATCTGGGGATTACTTGTGGCAGCAGCCGCCATAATACTTGTGGCCTGGCACTGGAGGTCATCATCGGGTCCAGAGAGGACACGGGTCTACTACCTCCTCACAGGCCTCACCTTACCTGTCCTGACGGGCATCATTACAGACCTCATCCTCCCCTCAGCAGGTATTGTGGTCCCATCACTCACAGACCCTGCAGCTGCACTTGGGGTTTCCATGATAGCCTATGGTGTCATGAGGTTCCGTTTACCAATCCTGAGTCCTTTAAACGCTGCCATGGACATTGTGAGGAATATGAACAGCTTTCTCATAATCACCGATCCTGAACTGAATATACACTACGTCAATCCAGCCGCTGAGGGGCTGACAGGTTGCAGGGCAGCTGAACTCACAGGGAGGAGGCTGACTGAGATCCTTGAATTTGAGGACATCTGCAAAGACTCAACCATTGAGTCCCGGCTTCGGGGTGGAGATGGATGGATACCTGTCATCGTATCAGCGGGCCATGTGCATGGATCCGGGGGTGAACATGTGGGCTTCCTCTTCACGGGTTCAGATATGAGGCCCATCCTTGAGATGGAGGAAAAGCTCAGGAGGAGGGAGGATCGACTGGTCCTGCTGACAGAACACATGGCTGATGGTCTTGGAGAATTCGACAGGGAATTCAATTTCAGGTACCTCAGCCCATCTGTAGAGAAGATAACAGGCTACGGCCATGAGAAGCTTATAGGCCTCTCAGCCATGGACTTCCTTGACTATCTGCACCCTGATGACAGGGATAATGTTAAAAACCTCATAATTACCGGGGGGGAAGCTCACAGGGCAACCTTCAGGATAAGGAGGCCGGATGGAAACTACAGGTGGGTGGAATACGTTGACAGACCAATCCGCACAGATGGGGACATTGAGGGCTACGTCTTCGGTTTGAGGGATATACATGAACATAAAATGGCCGAGGAGGCCCTTATTGTCAGCAAGGAGAAATTCAGGGAACTCTTCAGGAACATGAGGAGCGGCATAATTGTTGTTGAGTATGATGGAAAGGGGTTCCGGGTTAAATCCATGAACCCGGCAGCCGAGGAGATGGAGGGCGTCTCATGCGCAGCTATAAGGGGAATGGATCTTCCCAGGGCACTTCCAGGGATCTGGAACTCAGCCATCAGGAAAGCCCTCCTTGAGATCATGGAGACGGGTGAGGCCATCCACTGCCCGGAGGTGAGGTGTGGTGAGGCATGGTTTGATGTCCACCTCTACCAGCTATCAACCGGGGAGGTGGTCATAATATGCACCGACATAACCATGAGGAAGGAGTATGAGGACAGGCTCAGATCATCCCTCAGGGAGAAGGAGGCCCTCCTGAGGGAGGTACACCACAGGGTCAAGAACAACTTCCAGATAGTTTCAAGCCTGATAAATCTCCAGATGGCGGATGTTGAGGATCCAGCGCCCCTCAGAGACCTCCAGAGCAGGGTCCAGTCAATGGCACTTGTGCATGAACTGCTCTATGAGTCAGAGGACCTCACAAGTATCGATATGGGGCGCTACCTTGAGAGACTCACATCCTCCATACTTGACAGCTACCATGGAGGGGGAATAGACCTTGAGGTTGAGTCGGTGACGTAACCCTCCCCATTGAAACCGCGGTCCCCCTGGGCCTCATAATCAATGAGCTCATCACAAACTCTGTTAAGCATGCCTTCACATCATCAGGCAGGATCACCATAGAACTGAAGGAGGATGGGGGTGAATTCACACTCACAGTCGCAGATAATGGGGTTGGTCTTCCCCTGGGATTTGTACCGGGGGAGTCGGATTCCCTGGGGCTCAGGCTCGTGGCGGGCCTCGTGGATCAGATAGATGGGACCCTGGAGACCCTTGGCAGGGATGAGGGTGCTGAGTTCAGGATAACCTTTAGGGTTGTACACTACAGGCCGAGGATATGATGTGGAACGGTTCAGGGGCCTGGAAACATTACTGGTCCGGCCTTATTGTAATCTCCATAGTGCACTGTCAGACAGATGATGGAACACTGCTTCATGCGCCGCCTTCATGTTGCATGAACCCGCTCATGGACAGTCCTGCATAAACTTTAAGTTGTAATTGCTGTAGCTGCAGAGGGGGTTGGGAGGCTGATAAAGATAACCGTCCATAAACTTTAAGTTGTAATTGCTGTATCATGTAACCATGGCACTTACACCAAGAGGGGACGTCCTCAGGGAAGTCATGGATCACCTTGAAGGTGGGGCCCTGGATTCTGTGAACAGAAGGAGGGAGCTGTGGAGGTCAATCTCGGATAAATTCATAAGAACTGATGACGGATCCTACACCCTTAAATCTGAGGCCGGGGAGGCCATGCACACCAGGGTGGGGGCCATGACAGAGGCCATCGAGAAATTTGTAAAACCAACGGTTTCAGGGATCAGAGGCGACTTAAGGGTCCTGGACCTCTGCTCAGGCCTCGGATACAACACAGCCGCCCTCCTTGAGTTCACTGAGGCTTCCAGTATCACCGTTGACATGGTGGAGATCTCAGTCGCGACCATGGCCACAGCCCTGATCGTACCATCACCCAATCCAGCCCATAAAATTGTTAAGGCGGCATACGAGGACTTCCTGTTATCTGAGGGCTTACTCTCCCTAATAACCTCACCTCCACCACCCAGGGGCATCGAGCTGAGGGTTCACTGCGGTGATGCAAGGGCAGTGGTGCCTGGACTTGATGAGGGATACTATGACGCCGTCTTCCTGGACGCATTCAGTCCAGGGGTGGCTCCTGAACTCTACACGGTGGAATTCATCTCACTCCTCGCGGGGGTCCTTAAGGAGGGGGGAATACTTGCAACCTACACCTCTGCAGCCCCCATGAGGTCAGCCCTTATTGAGGCAGGGTTCCATGTGGGTCAGGGACCTGTGTTCGGGAGAAAATCAGGGGGAACACTGGCCTCCCTGGATCCAGGGATGATCAGAGAGCCACTTGACTGGAGGGATGAACGTATGATAGCCCTCAGTGACGCGGGGATACCCTACAGGGACCCGGAACTGTCTGCTGATGCCATTGAAATAATGGAGAGGCGGAGGGCCGAGAGGATGTCTGCCAGGGGAGTTACAAGGATATCCTCAGCGGTTAAAACACCACTGTACCTGGGCTCAGAGAGGTTGGAGGGGGGAACCGGGAGACGTGTCCGGAGAAACCTCACCCGGTTTGGAATAGATGACCCTTCAGGTCCGGAGGCGCTATACATCATCTGCCCCCAGATGGAGGAGTGTGTATGTGGCTGTGGGGAGTATAGACCAGGCAACTCAAGGGAGAGGATACTCTCAATGAGGAGGAGGCTGATGGACCTGGTTAACCTGCGACACCTTGCCTGATTAGAATGCATGCACTGCAGTCTGTATGGGAGAATTTTTAGTGTGAGGATTACATATTAATCAGTATCTTGCTCCGGTGCCTGTTAATCAGCATCATGTGGTTCACTGATCTGCAGGGAAGGACCCTCTTAATTACTGAGGTGGATCAACTGATCTGGGGATAAGCCCCTTTTTATACTTAATTAATATGGGAGGATTTCATGTTTGAGATAAAAGCAAAGGACGGCCTTGGAAGGACAGGGATACTTAAGACAGAGCACGGTATCGTCAGGACACCCGCGCTGATGCCTGTAATACATCCAGGTAAACAGACCATCGATGTTAAGGGGTCTGGAGCCGAGATGGTGATAACCAATGCATACATAATCTACAGGAACCCTGAACTGAAGGAGAAGGCACTTAAAGATGGGGTGCACAGACTCATAGACTTCAATGGCCCCATAATGACAGATTCAGGTTCATTCCAGCTATCAGAGTACGGAGACATTGAGGTGGAGAACCATGAGATAATACGTTTCCAGGATGAGATAGGCACAGACATAGGCACATCACTGGACATACCAACACCCCCAGGTGTCAGCCACAGGAGGGCCCTGGAGGAGGTGGAGGTCACCCTTGAGAGGGCCAGGGAGTCCATTGAGTACAGGGAGAGAATGATGCTTAACGCAGTTGTACAGGGTTCAACACACCCGGACCTGAGGAGTTACTGCGCATCTCGCCTGGCTGAGCTGCCGGTGGAACTCCACCCCATCGGTGCGGTGGTGCCACTCATGGAGTCCTACCGTTACAGGGAACTCGTCGATGCAGTGCTTTCATCTGTATCTGAGCTACCACCCTCAAGGCCAAGGCACCTCATGGGGGCAGGTCACCCGATGCTGTTTGCCCTGGCAGTCTCAATGGGCTGCGACCTCTTTGATTCGGCAGCCTACATACTCTATGCAGAGGACGACCGTCTTCTCAGCACCGAGGGAACATACAAACTCGAGAACCTCCAGGAGATGCCATGTTCCTGCAGTGTCTGCACCGATTACACACCATCAGAGCTCATGGGGATGGACAGGGAGGATCGCAGGAACCTTATAGCAGAACACAACCTCCATGTGAGCTTCGCAGAGATAAGGAAGGTCCGCCAGGCAATCCACGACGGAAGCCTCATGGAGCTAGTTGAAGAGCGCTGCAGGGCACACCCCCGCCTTCTGGAGGGCTACAGGCGCATGTCAGAGTACGTGGATCTCATTGAAAAATTTGAGCCGAGATCCAAGAGGTCAGCATTCTTCTACACAGGTCCAGAGTCACTGGGTCGAGTGGAGGTCCAAAGACACCTTAAAAAAGTCAGGGAAGGTCTTGGGGAGAAAATAGCCCTCGTCGCCCCATCGAGGAGGCCCTACTCATCCAGCCTGCCTGATAGGCTTGAGGGCTTCCGTTCACTTAGACCCATGGAAGGAGGGGACTGGAGTGTCGTGGTGGTTGATCTCCCCTTTGGCCTCATCCCCCTTGAACTTGACCAGGTATACCCCCTGGCCCAGAGCGATGCACCTGGTATAATGGACCTTGATGGGGAGGAGTTCCTCAGGGGGCTTGTCCTGGACCTAATTGATCTGGGTGCAGTGATAGATGAGAAACTCTGCAGTGAACTTGGAATTGAGCTCCCCCACATTTACACAGGTGAAGTTGAAACCACAGTTGAAGATCTGGACCGTGTCAGGATGGTGGCAGACTACCAGTTCGGCAGGGGTGCTGGTGAACTCCTCTTCACAGATGATGTGAGGATTGAGAGGAGCCGCAACACAGGTAAGATAAGGCACATATATGCAGGGGATGAGCTCATCTGCACCATGAGGGCATCAGATGGTCTCCTGGTCCTTGGAGCGGAGGGGGCGGTCAGGCTCCACCAGGGGACCACCTACCCGGCATTCAGGGTGGTTGTAAATGAGGAGTCTGAGCCCTTTGCAAGGAGGGGTAAAAGTGTTTTTGCAAAGTTTATAATAGACTGCGACAATAATATAAGGGCCAACGATGAAGTTTTAATTGTTAACGCTGATGATGAACTTCTGGCCACAGGTAAGGCCCTCCTCTGTGCCGGGGAGATGATGGACCTCAACCATGGCCAGGCAGTTAAAACCAGGAAAGGAGGATTTTAATTGATACCGGGTATGGGAATGAACCCAAAGCAGCTGAAACAGATGCAGAGGGCCATGAAGCAGATGGGAATGGATATGAAGGATCTTCGTGGTGTTGAAGAGGTTGTTATCAAACTAAAGAGGAAGGAGATCATCATAAAAAACCCTAAGGTTAATGTCATGGAGTTCATGGGACAGAAGACGTACCAGGTGACTGGTAAGGCCCGTGAGAGGTCCCTTGAAGCTGAAATGGAGATACCCGAGGATGACATTGAACTTGTCATGAACCAGACAGGTGCAAGCAGGGAGGACGCCACAAGGGCCCTCCAGGAGACAGGGGGGGACCTTGCAGAGGCCATCATGAGGTTGAGCTGATGGTCCTTATAGCCCATATCTCGGACCTGCATGTGGGCGCACCCAACTTCAAGGAGGACATACTCCTTGAGGCCATAAGACAGATCAACAAACTCAAACCAGATGCAACCGTCATAACAGGGGACCTCACAGATAACGGCTACTACCTTGAATTCCTTCAGGCAGCAGAGTACCTGAGCGACCTTAAGGGGCCCCACATATTTGTACCTGGAAATCATGATGCCAGGCACGTGGGCAATGAGACCTTCGAGGATGTCTTCAGGTACCGGAGGGGGACCTTTGTGATGGACGGCCTCACCATCATAGGACTTGACAGCAGCGAACCAGACCTGGATTACGGGAAGATAGGGAGGTCCCAGCAGATCTGGATGGAGGAGGAACTTGACAGGGCATCCTCTAGGGGGCACATAAGGGTTATAGCCCTCCATCACCACATAATCCCGGTGCCCAAGACAGGGCGTGAGAGGAACGTCCTTGCAGATGCCGGTGACATACTCCAGTCCATAATCAGCAAGGGGGCTGACCTGGTCATATCTGGCCACAAGCATGTCCCCCACGTCTGGAGGCTTGAGGACACCTTCTTTGTAACTGCGGGGACGGTCTCATCCCTTAAACTGAGGGGTAAAGATATTAACTCATACAATACATATTACATTGATTAGGATTCCATGAGAATAGTCCTAAATCAGGTGCAGGGAGAGAGTATTGAACTGGCATCCTGCAGCCTGTGAAATATCAGCTAAAGGTGGTTACTTGAGGGTAATTATAGATGCATCGAACGTCGCCCATTCACGGAAGAATGATGAGGAGAAGCCATGCCTAGAGAACATACTTTCAGCGGCAGAGGAACTTGAGAAACTTGGCTACGAACCGGTTATAATCGCCGATGCATCCCTGCGACATGAGATAGATGATAAGGAGCAGTTCAGGAAGCTCCTGGAGGAGGGTAAATTCCAGCAGGTCCCCTCAGGTACCAGCGCAGACCACTTCATACTGAAGATGGCTGAGGAGGAGGATGCCAAGATACTCTCAAATGATGTTTTCAGGGACTACAAGGACGAGTTCCAGGATATAAACAGCAGGAGGATACCCTACACCTTCAGGGATGATAGGATCCTCATCGGGACCTCCGGGAAACCAAAGAAGGTAAAGAACATACTTCAGAAGATCTGCAACGAGGCCCTCAGGGAATTCGAGAGGAAGAGGATAGACGCATATAAGGTTAAACGTGGCAAGAAACTCAGCGGTATAGCCATAGCCAAGGAGGCAATAGACAGGATAAGCCGGAGCCAGGAGGAGGGCCTTGAACCCAAACTTGAGGGCATATTCATGAAGCTGCCCCTCTTCGAGAAGTTCATGAGCATGGTTGAGGAGGTTGAGAGGACCAGCAACTACATAATATTCGTCCTTGTGCATCCAAAGGATTACCGTGATGCCGTTAAGTACGCCGGGAACATTGCAGTCACCGTCGGGGACAGGCTGAAACTTGAGCACGCCCCCCTGGTGGCTGTCAGGAATGACCTGTTCCTTAAACCAGGCACCTTTGAGCTCAACATAATGTACTCGGAGGACGTCATGGAGGAGGCCCCCTACAATGTTAACATAACAATAAATGATCATGATTACAGCTTCGTTAAGAAGAACTCAAGGAACATAGCGAGCACCATAGCGGCAAGGATAGGTTCATGGAGGTTCCCCATAGTATCCGTTAAACCGAGCATGCTACTTGAGAAGCCAGGGGAATTCGAGGTAGTCCTTGAGAAGGGAGGCAATGATTGATGGTTATGGATTATCTGCTGCGGAAGATACTGGGCTTCTTCCTGGGGTACAGGGTTCTGAGCATAGGGACCAGGTACATGCCCACCAACAGTACAGAGCGCGAATACGTGGACATGCTCAACTACACCAGGACAATGCTCATAGAGATTGAGAGGGCCCATATAAACACCAGCAACATATTCGATAACCTCACAAGGGAACTCGGGACAGAGAACATACCAAGGGAGAGGAAATTCATCGAACTTAAACCTGCCGATGAGGAGGTCGATGAATACGCCCTCCTCAGTAACATAATAATGGGGAGTGACCGCTACCTCTACATTGAGATATTCAACGGCGGTCGCATAGTTGATGAATTCGTGGATATCATCGAAAATGAAAAGGGAAAAATAATCGAGAAGAGCTCCAGTGAGGTGCTTTCAAGGTTCCTGTCCAAGAATGACGCCATAAGGGTGGCTATAAAAATTATAGGTGCTGGAATCAGGAGAGGAATAAATGTGAGGGCCGCGGCTGGTATGACAGGCGCTGCAGCCATTGAAAGGGCCATAAACCTAAACAAAGAGATAGGCGAAGTCCCCGGGGTCGGGTTCACAAAGCTTGGAGGAGAATTTGCCATAATATTCACAGGCGAATTTGAAACCCTGAAGGGTGCACCATCCTACCGTGACAATTACCTCTTCATTGACATGATCGACTCCACCGCATTCATAGAGAGGTATGGCCGGGACAGCCTCGTTGAGATAATGAATGATATAAAGGCCTACATGGAGAATGACTGCCATGGGAAGATTGAGGGCTACCGTGAGGGAGGAGACGACCTCATAGCCAACTTCCCAACCAAGGACATGGCCCTCAGGGCCGGTATAGATTCCGCATGGCATGCAATGGATAACGGGGCAAACATAAGGGTCGGGATAGGACGCACAAGGAGGGAGGCCGGTGAGAGGGCCCAGATGGCCGATGAGATAATGCTCTGGAACCCCACCTCCATAATGGTATTCGATGTTGCAGATGGCCTCTACGGGTACTTCATACCCTCACCCTTCACAAGGTCAGTTATAGACTTCTTCATGAAGAGGAAGTCCGTGGCACTTCTGGTCTTTGTCTTTGTATTCGTCGCAACCTTCCTCGGCTGGAACATGGGGCACTGGGAGTTTGGCCTCGTCGCAATCCTGCTTGCTGTTATCTATGGCGCCACAGCATAAAAAGGAAACCTATTTAAGGATATGTCAAGATAATATTGAGGGGAATTGAAATGAGACCTGAAACCGAGGCTAAAATCATTGTTAGCTTCCTGATTTCCCTTATAGCATT
Protein-coding sequences here:
- a CDS encoding Zc3h12a-like ribonuclease, whose protein sequence is MRVIIDASNVAHSRKNDEEKPCLENILSAAEELEKLGYEPVIIADASLRHEIDDKEQFRKLLEEGKFQQVPSGTSADHFILKMAEEEDAKILSNDVFRDYKDEFQDINSRRIPYTFRDDRILIGTSGKPKKVKNILQKICNEALREFERKRIDAYKVKRGKKLSGIAIAKEAIDRISRSQEEGLEPKLEGIFMKLPLFEKFMSMVEEVERTSNYIIFVLVHPKDYRDAVKYAGNIAVTVGDRLKLEHAPLVAVRNDLFLKPGTFELNIMYSEDVMEEAPYNVNITINDHDYSFVKKNSRNIASTIAARIGSWRFPIVSVKPSMLLEKPGEFEVVLEKGGND
- a CDS encoding metallophosphoesterase, whose amino-acid sequence is MVLIAHISDLHVGAPNFKEDILLEAIRQINKLKPDATVITGDLTDNGYYLEFLQAAEYLSDLKGPHIFVPGNHDARHVGNETFEDVFRYRRGTFVMDGLTIIGLDSSEPDLDYGKIGRSQQIWMEEELDRASSRGHIRVIALHHHIIPVPKTGRERNVLADAGDILQSIISKGADLVISGHKHVPHVWRLEDTFFVTAGTVSSLKLRGKDINSYNTYYID